A window of Staphylococcus lloydii genomic DNA:
TAATGACCATAAATGTTTCAATGGCATAAATGCAAATTGTTCAAAATAATTTACATCTGTTATTATGTACCACCAATTTGACATATAGAAAATGGCTGCAAATGCGTCGTGTTTAATCTGAACGATGTGAGATGGTTTTAAAATAAGTGTAGCTATAGTCACTGTAAAAATTAATATTAACACTGCTGGTAATAGTCGTTTTATACGTCTGAGCCAAAATTGCTTTATTTTAATCGTTCCTGTTTCTTCGTATTCGCTAAGCAATAAGCTAGTAATTAAATAGCCGGAAATCACGAAAAAGGTATCAACACCTAAAAAGCCGCCACTAAGCCATTGCTTATTTAAGTGATAAATTATAATACCAATGACAGCAATCGCCCTTAAGCCGTCTAAACCAGGCATATAGCGTTTAGGATAACGGTTACGATTTTTAGTAGTATTGTTTGTTTTCATTAATAAACATCTTTCCTTACAATTAATTGAATGTCAGGCATCTATAAAGTGTAATGTTTTTGTAATGAAATTGCAATTATTTTAATGATTTGTACAACCAAATTGTGAACTTTATAATTTCAAACACAAAAAGCTTAGATAACAATTACAAATTTCTGCAACTATCATCTAAGCTTTATCATGTATCAATTAAATAATTATCCAATACCTAATGCTATTTTTGCATAGCGAGACATCATTTCTTTATCCCATGGTGGATTCCACACGATATTTACTTCTGTGTCTTGAATTTCAGGTAATTCAGCTAATACCATTTTAATTTGATTAATAATTTGCGGTCCAAGAGGACAGCCCATTGAAGTCAATGTCATTTCTACCGTACATAAGCCTTCATCGTCTACGTCTACTTTATATACTAAACCTAAGTTAACGATATCGATACCTAACTCAGGGTCAATTACCATTTCTAAGGCATTTAAAATATTATCTTTTAAACCTTCATCCATTTGTCTCACCTCTTTGTATTTAATCTTACTTAACAATATATCAAATATCTTACAAAACGCCAATAAAATGCTATGATGTTATTGTATTCTAATATACTTATTCCAAGGAGAAAGTTATGCAACCTTATTTAATTTGTCTAGATTTAGACGGCACGTTATTAAATGATGAAAAGGTTATTACACCTTACACAAAAAAAGTACTAAAAGTCTTACAACAACAAGGTCACAAATTAATGATTGCTACGGGACGTCCGTACCGAGCGAGTCAAATATATTACCATGAATTAAATATGGATACACCTATCGTCAATTTTAACGGTGCGTATGTTCACCATCCAAAAAACAATACTTTTGAAGAAAAGCATGAAGTGCTTGACTTAAACTTAGCAACAAGTATCATTCAATCTTTAAAAGATTATGGCGTTAATAATATGATAGCCGAAATTAAAGACCATGTATTTATTGATAATTTTGATCAAAAATTATTCGATGGTTTTTCAATGGGCAACCCTAAAATAGAAACTGGAAATCTATTACAAAATTTAAATACTTCCCCTACTTCTATTTTAGTTGAAGCTGAAGAAGTAATGATTCCTAGAATTAAACAAATGCTGTCTAGTTTTTATACAGAAAGTATAGAACATCGTCGTTGGGGATCACCTTTTCCAGTTATAGAGATAGTCGGTAAAAACATCAACAAAGCACGTGGCATTGAAACATCAAAATCATACCTCAATATTGAGCAACAAAATATTATCGCTTTTGGTGATGAAGACAATGACTTGGAAATGATCAAATATGCAGAGCATGGTATTGCTATGGGTAATGGTCTAACAGATTTGAAAAACATAGCCAATGCTACTACATATACTAATAATGAGGATGGCGTAGCTCATTATCTAAACGACTTCTTTAAGTTAAACATTAAACAAGAACAATATATTAATACTAATATGTAAGTTTAGAACATTAATATTTACTATCGCCAAATTTTATTCTTACCCTTTGTAGGAGGTTATTATATGACCGAAATAGTCGTCGTAGGCGCTGTAGCGGGCGGTGCAACTGTCGCCAGTCAAATACGCAGATTAGACAACCAAAGCAACATTACTGTTTTTGAAAAAGATAGAGATATGAGTTTTGCCAATTGTGGTTTGCCATACTATCTGGGCAACGTAGTCGATTCAAGAGATAAACTACTAGCTACAACACCTGAAGCTTTCTCGGAAAAGAAAAATATTACTGTTAAAACGCATCATGAAGTTACAGCCATTGATGATGTAAATCAAACAATATCAGTATATAATCACTTAACTTCAGAAAGCACATCAGTCCCTTACGACAAATTAATTTTAAGTCCGGGCTGTAGTGCTAATACACTACCTTTAAATAGTGATATTGTATTTACTTTACGTAATATGGAAGATACTGATGCTATCGACAATTTTATAACGACGAATAATGTCCAAAGTGCATTAGTCGTTGGGGCTGGCTATATCAGTTTAGAAGTTTTAGATAATTTACATTATCGCGGAATTGACACAACTCTCATTCATCGATCATCTCAAATTAATAAATTAATGGATCAAGATATGAACCAACCTATTTTTGATGAATTAAACAGTAGAAACATCACTTATCATTTAAATGAAGAGATAAGTAAGGTTGAGGGTAACAAAGTTACCTTTAAATCTGGTAACGCAGCATCATATGACATCATTATTACTGGCGTAGGCATTAAACCAAATTCTGATTTTGTTAAATCCTCAAGTGTTCAACTTGATGATAAGGGTTATATCCCTGTAAATGATAAATTCGAAACTAATGTAGATAACATATACGCATTAGGCGATATCATTACGTCGCATTATAGACACGTCGATTTACCTGCGCATATACCACTTGCTTGGGGCGCACATCGTGGTGCAAGTATTATTGCCGAACAAATTGCTGGTGATAATACGATTCGCTTCAAGGGATACCTTGGAGCCAATATCGTTAAATTTTTTGATTATACGTTAGCGAGTTCAGGGATAAATCCGCAAGAATTATCCAACTTTGATTATGAGATGCTTGAAATCAATGCTGGTAAACATGCGAATTATTACCCAGGAAATAGTAAAATACACTTACGTGTTTATTTTGATAAACGTACTAGAAAAATTATTCGTGCAGCAGCAACAGGTGTAGCAGATGTAGATAAACGAATAGACATTCTTACAATGGCAATGATGAACGGATTAACTGTGGATGAACTAACAGAGGTAGAAACAGCTTATGCTCCACCTTATAGTCATCCTAAAGATTTAATTAATATCATTGGTTACTCAGCGCGTAATAAATAACAGTAAAAAGTCAGTTTCTATTCATAGTAGAAACTGACTTTTTTTACCTTCTATCGTTACATATGCTCAAAAACTTTACTATAAAGCCGTTCAAAAATAAAACCAATTAATGTATTCTCAAATCGAATACATTAATTGGTTTTTTGAGTGGAACTTATCTCCACATTGCTATTAATTATAGCCCGAAAAGTTTAGTTATTGGTCCCCATGGTAAAATAACGCCTAATACCATAGTGATAACGATAACAATTATTGTCCACCATAACAAACTCGTAGTTGGTTGCTCTTTTTTTCTTTTGATTAATGTAACTTCCATTAAAGCAATTGCTGCAAAACCGCCTACCATTTTAAATGTTAGTAACATGTGGCCCCCACCATTGTTACCTGCTGAAAACTCTTGAATAAGTAACCATAAACCTGAGAACAACACCAAAACCATAAATAGTCTTAATAACATATGAACTGGTTTATAGAAAGGTGTTGGCCCTTGTGACTGCGATAAGTTAAAGTAAGCAGCGAAAAATAAAATAATCGCTAATACCCAACTTAGTATGTGCATGTGTATCATGCTATATCCCTCCACACAACTTTATATTTCTACAACTATTTTATCATATATGCCCTATTACTCAATCAGTCTTTTTTACTTAGCCTTAAACCAACAAAACGAGGTAACTTTAAATTTAAAAGTTACCTCGTCATTTATCAATTATTCATCTTGAGCAATAAAATTTGTTAATGTACCAATATTATCAATTGTTACTTTAACTTCGTCACCTGGTTGTAAAAACTGAGGTGGATTCATACCTGCACCTACACCAGCTGGAGTACCTGTAGCAATAATATCTCCTGGATGTAATGCTACATATTTAGAAATTTCTTCTATTAACTCATCTATTTTTAAAATCATTTGGCTTGTGTTGCCATCTTGACGTATTTCGTTATTCACTTTAGTAACGATATTAACGTCTTCAGGTGTTGGCAATTCATCCTTCGTTACAATATACGGTCCAATTGGGCAACCACCTGTTAAACTTTTAGATAAGAAAGCTTGAGCATGCGTATTTTGGGCATTACGGTCAGTCACATCATTGATGATAGTGTAACCATAAACATAGTCTAAAGCTAAACCTTTAGGAATTTTTTCACCGTCTTTACCAATAACAATACCTAACTCACCTTCATAATCTAATTGGTCAGTAATATCTTTATGATTTGGTATTGTGCTGTTATCACCAGTTAATGAAGATGCCGCTTTAGTAAAGACGTATAAACGTTGAACTTCATTATTTAACTCATTAGCATGATCTTGATAATTACGTCCAAAAGCAATTACATTATTAGTTGGTGTTACCGGTGGTAAAAATTCTATATCTGAAAATGGTACTTTATAATTATCACCATTACCGCTATCTTCAGCAGCTACAACTGCTTTTCTAACTTGTTCTTGGAAATCAACTAATTGATTTTGTTGCAATCCGTTTAACAACGTCTTAGGGTGAAATTCACCTTCAGCAAAGTCTGCAAATACACGTTTTAAATCCCATGCAGCTTCTTCACGTTTAACTTTAACACCATAGGATGTTTGTCCTTCATGTCGGAATGATAAAAATTTCATTCACTATCAGCTCCTCAACTTTTAACTTACTTTATATTATAACTATAATTCTCAATAAATAACAAATAAATGAATAGGTTGAAATTATTAAAATTGAACAATGAAACTAATGAGCTATACAACCGTATTCTATTATTATTCATCTTTCCCTATGTTTAATTTTTTATGCATAAATTTTGCATAGGTTCGCTTTAAATAGTTCATAAGCATTCACATATAAATTAAATTAACGTCTATTCTTCTACTGATAATTGACCATATTTAAAGAAATATAAATAGCCTTTTACTTCAGTATTTAAGATTGTTTCTAAAGTGTTTTTATAATAAGTCATTTGAATTTTATAGCGATCTCTAAGTTGCTTACCTATTTCTTCATCGGTCATCCCTCTACGTCTATTAAAAGCGTCTGTTTTATAATCTACAAAATAATACAAACCATCTTTTACGAAAATTAAATCTATCATACCTTGAATGATAGAACTATCTTCTTCACTCTCTGGTACATGATCTACTTTTCCTTGATTTACAATGAACGGTAATTCTCTATATATTCCATCACTTTTAGCGATTGCTAAATATAAATCACTGTTAATAAATTGTTCTATTTCTGGAATATTGATGTCTTGCTTAGCATCTTCAGCTATTATATTTTTACGGATTAAGTCGTCGATATATTCGTTAACTTCCTCCGTACTTAACCGCTCTACTTTGAATGGTAAATGTTGCATTACTGTATGCATCAATGTTCCTATTTCATTTGCCTTACGTTTTGTATATTGATTTAAAAAGTTTGGTCGTTCATAAGTAGTTGAACCCACACGATATTGTCTCACACGGTTATAATCGGTACCTGCTTCTTCAGTTTCAAGTTGTCGCTTTAATTCTGAAACAGATTGTTTAGACGCTTTATGCATATCTTTTTGATAAGGATATTCATAACTTAATTGTTCATGAATTTGCGCTTGCAACGTTTTATCATTCGTTGCTGCTTGCGGTATATCATGAACAGAACGTTGTGTTGTTGTATCAGCGACATATTCGCTTGCGATGTCTTCATAATTATGAATATTAATATTCACGCTTGGTCTAACACTTGCGTCCAATGCATCGATATCTGTTTCAAACTGAAGATCTGATGGAATAGCAGTTGATTGATGTTTTGCCAAAATCGTATAGATAAGGTCGATAGGACGCTGTGCCGTCAATCTATAACTGACAGGCAAGTAATCATTGGATACTGCCACTTGCTCCCATTGTTCTAATTCTTTACTGTCTTTAACTCTACCAATCAAATACAATTGCTCTTTAGCTCTCGTTAAAGCAACATAGATAAGCCTCATTTCTTCTGAAATTAATTCTTTTTCCGCAATTGCTTTTAAGGTAACAGATGCTAAAGATGGATAACTTACATTATTTTGCACATCAAAATAATTCATTCCTAAACCATATTGTTGATTTAAAATCACAGGTTTATTTAACGCGTCTCTTCGGAATCTTCTTGAGAGTCCTGAATATATTACAAATGGAAACTCTAGCCCTTTACTACTATGCACCGTCATCATGCGAACAACATCATCATTCGGTCCAATTACATTTTCCTCACCAAAATCTTTGCCACGCTCTATTAATTCATCAATAAAACGAATAAATTGATATAGTCCTCGGAAACTAGAATTTTCAAATTCAATCGCTTTGTTAAATAAGCCATACAAATTTGCTCTTCTACCTTTACCGCCAATTAACCCACTAAAATATTGAATAACAAAATGGTCATTATAAAACTTATCAATCAATTGATAAACGGGGTGACTTTGACTATATGTTTGATACATAGCTAAGTCATCCATAAAGTATTGTAATTTTTGTACAAGCTTTTTATTAGCAACTTCATTGCTCATATAATTGTTTATCGATTGATAAAAATAATCATCGTTCGGACTAAACACTCTAATATTAGACAATTCATCTTCGGTAAACTGGTAAATTACAGAACGCATTAAACCAACTAAATATATATCTTGCAACGGATTGTCGACAGTTCTTAAAAATGACAATATCAATCGCACTTCAGTTTGTTCGAAATAGCCTTCTTTACTGTTCACATGGAAGGGAATATCATGGTCTTTAAATGCTTGTTGGATGCGTCTAGCCTGACCATATGACCTTTCCAAGATAACAATATCTTTGTATGTAGGTTGTCGATATTTACCTAACTTCACATCATAAACTTCACGTTCGTTCATAATTTGTTGCACGTGTTGTACGATATATTCAGCTTCTTGTTCTGCACCTGTTAAATCAGATTCACCATCTTCTATTAACATATCAAGATGCAATGGTACATTAGCATCATCAAAGTTAGCACCATAATATAATTGTGCCGCTTCATCGTACTCAATTTCACCAACTTGACTATCCATCATATGCTTAAATAAATAGTTAGTCGTGCTTAATACTTCTTTACGTGACCTGAAATTTTGAGACAAATCGATGCGTAAGCCACTATTGTCACCTTTTACGTTAAAACGGTTATACTTTTCTATAAATAAACTAGGGTCTGCCTGCCTAAATTTATAAATTGATTGTTTAACGTCACCCACCATAAATAAATTACCATCATGGTCATTTCCTTTTTTGATACACGATAGGATTTGTTCTTGTACTCTATTCGTATCTTGATATTCATCTACGAGTATTTCATCAATTTGTGTGGACAAATGTTGCGCTATTTCAGATGGCGTACCATCTTCATTGGTTAATATTTGTAATGCAAAATGCTCATAATCTGCAAAATCAATAAGATTGCTACTTCTTTTCTTACCATTAAATTGTTCAATCACATCGGCTGTAATTTGAGCCAAATAACTTACACGTGGTTTTAATTGTTGCATATCACTTTTCAGACTATCCACATCTCTTGAGAAATAATCATCTTGTACTTTTGTCACTAAAGATTTGTAATTGTCATAATGACTTTTAGCACTATCATATGCTTCTATATTTAATTCATTAGCTTCTTTTATTTTTTTATTTTTAGCAGGAAAACGCGGTTCAAATTGATGGTTCGCAATTAACTCTGTGTTTAACATACCGTCTTCCATAGCTTGCGTTAAAAATTGACGTTCTCTTTGGACAACGTCAACTTGCTTATCTACTTCTTCTAACATCATAAATAAATCATAACTTTTATTTAATGATTCTTCTGCCGATGTTAAAAATATTTTAGCCAAGTCATTGAGTAATTGTAACAAGTTGTCTTGTTGTGTTTCATTGTCATATGGTTCGGCAAGTGAATTTAGCCACTCAAATGGATATGGATTGGCTACACTAAATTGATATAACTGTTTAATAATTTCTCTCAGCTGTTCATCGTTTCTATCGGATGATAATTGCTCTGTTAAATCCACAAAGTTAGCATCTAATTTGTCGTAATGTTGTTCTAACACTTCATCAATTGTTTGTTCTAATAATAATATATTTTCCGCTTCACTACTCGTTCTAAAATTTGGATCCACATCTAAAACATCATAATGCTGTTGAATTAACTTTAAACAAAAACTGTGCAATGTTGAAATTTGTGCTTGATGAATTTTAACACGTTGGCTTTTTAAATGTTCATTCGAAGGATCTTCTAATGAAGCCTC
This region includes:
- a CDS encoding metal-sulfur cluster assembly factor yields the protein MDEGLKDNILNALEMVIDPELGIDIVNLGLVYKVDVDDEGLCTVEMTLTSMGCPLGPQIINQIKMVLAELPEIQDTEVNIVWNPPWDKEMMSRYAKIALGIG
- a CDS encoding Cof-type HAD-IIB family hydrolase, producing MQPYLICLDLDGTLLNDEKVITPYTKKVLKVLQQQGHKLMIATGRPYRASQIYYHELNMDTPIVNFNGAYVHHPKNNTFEEKHEVLDLNLATSIIQSLKDYGVNNMIAEIKDHVFIDNFDQKLFDGFSMGNPKIETGNLLQNLNTSPTSILVEAEEVMIPRIKQMLSSFYTESIEHRRWGSPFPVIEIVGKNINKARGIETSKSYLNIEQQNIIAFGDEDNDLEMIKYAEHGIAMGNGLTDLKNIANATTYTNNEDGVAHYLNDFFKLNIKQEQYINTNM
- a CDS encoding CoA-disulfide reductase; its protein translation is MTEIVVVGAVAGGATVASQIRRLDNQSNITVFEKDRDMSFANCGLPYYLGNVVDSRDKLLATTPEAFSEKKNITVKTHHEVTAIDDVNQTISVYNHLTSESTSVPYDKLILSPGCSANTLPLNSDIVFTLRNMEDTDAIDNFITTNNVQSALVVGAGYISLEVLDNLHYRGIDTTLIHRSSQINKLMDQDMNQPIFDELNSRNITYHLNEEISKVEGNKVTFKSGNAASYDIIITGVGIKPNSDFVKSSSVQLDDKGYIPVNDKFETNVDNIYALGDIITSHYRHVDLPAHIPLAWGAHRGASIIAEQIAGDNTIRFKGYLGANIVKFFDYTLASSGINPQELSNFDYEMLEINAGKHANYYPGNSKIHLRVYFDKRTRKIIRAAATGVADVDKRIDILTMAMMNGLTVDELTEVETAYAPPYSHPKDLINIIGYSARNK
- a CDS encoding YisL family protein, with translation MIHMHILSWVLAIILFFAAYFNLSQSQGPTPFYKPVHMLLRLFMVLVLFSGLWLLIQEFSAGNNGGGHMLLTFKMVGGFAAIALMEVTLIKRKKEQPTTSLLWWTIIVIVITMVLGVILPWGPITKLFGL
- a CDS encoding fumarylacetoacetate hydrolase family protein; its protein translation is MKFLSFRHEGQTSYGVKVKREEAAWDLKRVFADFAEGEFHPKTLLNGLQQNQLVDFQEQVRKAVVAAEDSGNGDNYKVPFSDIEFLPPVTPTNNVIAFGRNYQDHANELNNEVQRLYVFTKAASSLTGDNSTIPNHKDITDQLDYEGELGIVIGKDGEKIPKGLALDYVYGYTIINDVTDRNAQNTHAQAFLSKSLTGGCPIGPYIVTKDELPTPEDVNIVTKVNNEIRQDGNTSQMILKIDELIEEISKYVALHPGDIIATGTPAGVGAGMNPPQFLQPGDEVKVTIDNIGTLTNFIAQDE
- the addA gene encoding helicase-exonuclease AddAB subunit AddA, which translates into the protein MTNIPTKPSNAQWTDNQWKSIYAKDQDILVAAAAGSGKTAVLVERIIQRILHDELDVDRLLVVTFTNASAREMKHRVENRIKEASLEDPSNEHLKSQRVKIHQAQISTLHSFCLKLIQQHYDVLDVDPNFRTSSEAENILLLEQTIDEVLEQHYDKLDANFVDLTEQLSSDRNDEQLREIIKQLYQFSVANPYPFEWLNSLAEPYDNETQQDNLLQLLNDLAKIFLTSAEESLNKSYDLFMMLEEVDKQVDVVQRERQFLTQAMEDGMLNTELIANHQFEPRFPAKNKKIKEANELNIEAYDSAKSHYDNYKSLVTKVQDDYFSRDVDSLKSDMQQLKPRVSYLAQITADVIEQFNGKKRSSNLIDFADYEHFALQILTNEDGTPSEIAQHLSTQIDEILVDEYQDTNRVQEQILSCIKKGNDHDGNLFMVGDVKQSIYKFRQADPSLFIEKYNRFNVKGDNSGLRIDLSQNFRSRKEVLSTTNYLFKHMMDSQVGEIEYDEAAQLYYGANFDDANVPLHLDMLIEDGESDLTGAEQEAEYIVQHVQQIMNEREVYDVKLGKYRQPTYKDIVILERSYGQARRIQQAFKDHDIPFHVNSKEGYFEQTEVRLILSFLRTVDNPLQDIYLVGLMRSVIYQFTEDELSNIRVFSPNDDYFYQSINNYMSNEVANKKLVQKLQYFMDDLAMYQTYSQSHPVYQLIDKFYNDHFVIQYFSGLIGGKGRRANLYGLFNKAIEFENSSFRGLYQFIRFIDELIERGKDFGEENVIGPNDDVVRMMTVHSSKGLEFPFVIYSGLSRRFRRDALNKPVILNQQYGLGMNYFDVQNNVSYPSLASVTLKAIAEKELISEEMRLIYVALTRAKEQLYLIGRVKDSKELEQWEQVAVSNDYLPVSYRLTAQRPIDLIYTILAKHQSTAIPSDLQFETDIDALDASVRPSVNINIHNYEDIASEYVADTTTQRSVHDIPQAATNDKTLQAQIHEQLSYEYPYQKDMHKASKQSVSELKRQLETEEAGTDYNRVRQYRVGSTTYERPNFLNQYTKRKANEIGTLMHTVMQHLPFKVERLSTEEVNEYIDDLIRKNIIAEDAKQDINIPEIEQFINSDLYLAIAKSDGIYRELPFIVNQGKVDHVPESEEDSSIIQGMIDLIFVKDGLYYFVDYKTDAFNRRRGMTDEEIGKQLRDRYKIQMTYYKNTLETILNTEVKGYLYFFKYGQLSVEE